Genomic window (Enterobacteriaceae bacterium 4M9):
GCCACAAAACCATTAATCCGACCGGCATTATCTCAACCGGCCCACACCAGGACCTGGACGCGCCACACGGCCGCGACGCCCGCTTCGGCTAACCTGCGGCGGCGACAGCCGCCGTTCTCGCTTTTCGCTTACCTGAACTATGCTTTTAACTGCGCTCGCTTAAAAAACAAGTGATTAACCGCGAAGGAGGGCGTAGATGAACTGGTATCTGGAAGTCTTACACAACTATATCGGCTTTAACGGCCGCGCTCGCCGCACCGAATACTGGATGTTTATTGTGGTGAATATGGTGTTCACTTTCGTGCTGGGCGTGATAGACCGCCTGATTGGCTGGCGGCTGGTGGGTGAAAGCGGCGCGCTGACCTCGATTTACGGCGTGCTTATCTTTTTGCCGTGGTGGGCGGTGCAGTTTCGCCGCCTGCATGACACCGACCGCTCCGCCTGGTGGCTGCTGCTGCTCATCATCCCGGTTGTCGGCTGGATAATTATTATTCTGTTTAACTGCCAGCGCGGCACCGAGGGCGAGAACCGTTACGGTCCTGACCCGCTGGAAGCGCCGCCGCCGCGCAGGCGTATTAGCGCCCGTTAAACAGCTTCGGAATTTCGCGCAGGCACCAGGATTTGGCTTCGCCCATGCTGTCGCGACGCCACGCCATGATGATGTCGATTTCCGAGGTGGATTCCGGGCTTACCACGCGCAGTCGGCCTTCGGCGATATCACGCTCCACCATCGGGTACGGCATGGTGGCAACCCCAAGGCCCGCCAGCAGCGCCTGACGCTTATCTTCCATACTGCTGACCGTCATACGCGGCTGCTTATCGAGCAGCTGCACGGTGAGCACCGGGCGTTCACGCGCGGTATCAGCCACCGCCACACCGCGGTATTTCACTCTGGTGACTTCAGACAGCGGTTCCGGCTCCTGATGGATAGGATGGTCAGGTGCCGCCACATACACGCTCATCATCTTATACAGTTTGCGTGAGTTGATTTCGGTTGAAGAGCGAAAGTGAAGATCCGGGGCAATCACGATATCCGCTTTGCCCTGCTCCAGGCGCTCCCAGGCACCGGCCAGAACTTCGGTGAGGATAGAAAGCTGGGTGTCGGCCTTGGTAGCGAGCCGTTCAATGAGCGGATAAAACTCGGTAGGCGGCACCAGCGCCTCGGTGACGATAGTGAGATGGGTTTCCCAGCCGCGCGCCAGCGCTTCGGCGTCGGTGGTAAGCTTGTCGGCGGCTTCCAGCAGCACGCGACCACGCTCCAGCAACATGCGCCCAACGTTGGTGAATTTGGTGCGGTGACCTGAACGGTCAAACAGGACCACGTCCAGCTCTTCCTCAAGCTTTTGCATGGTATAGCTGAGCGCAGAAGGCACGCGCCCCAGCTCATCCGCCGCCGCCGCGAAACTGCCGCGCCGGTCGATTGCATCCATGACGCGCAACGCTTCCAGCGTCAGTGCTCTTTCTTTCGCCATTTCGCTCTCATTCAGTAATTTTGAATATAGCGAGCAGATTAACTGGCTAACAATGCGCCGTCCAGTTACTTACCATTGAGTAAGTGTAAAAAGAGGTAAGGTCACATGATTACGCCAAGAACAGCCGAACAGTGCGGGAAAGCCGACTATGGCTGGCTCCAGGCCCGCTATACGTTTTCTTTCGGTCACTACTTCGACCCAAAGCTGCTGGGCTACGCCTCGCTGCGGGTGTTGAACCAGGAAGTGCTGGCCCCAGGCGCTGCGTTCCAGCCACGCACCTATCCCAAAGTGGATATTCTCAATCTCATCCTTGATGGCGAAGCCGAGTACCGCGACAGCGAAGGTAACCACATACAGACCAAAGCGGGCGAGGTATTGCTGCTCGCCACCCAACCGGGCGTGAGCTACAGCGAGCATAATCTGAGCAAAACGCAGCCGCTGACGCGCATGCAGCTGTGGCTGGATGCCTGCCCGGAGCGCGAAAACGCACCGGTGCAAAAGTTTGCGCTGTGCGATAACCAACGCCAGCTCATTGCCTCGTCCGACGGCGCACAGGGCAGCCTGGTGCTGCGCCAGCAGGTGTGGGTGCATCACGTGATGCTCAACGAAGGCGAGCGTCTGGACTTTCGCCTGCACGGCCCGCGCGCTTATTTGCAGTCGATTCACGGCCGCGTTCACGCCGAAACCGGGGCCGAAGAAAAAGCGGCGCTGACCTGCGGCGACGGCGCGTTTATTCGCGATGAATCCACGCTGACGCTGGTGGCCGACAGCCCGCTACGCGCGCTGCTGATTGATTTACCGGTGTGACATTTCCAGAGCGCTGGCTGACCCGGCCAGCGCGGCTCTCATACTGCACTGTGCTGCTGTACAGGATGCGCAGCCCTGTTGCCCTGGCATCGCTAAATCTCCAGAAACAGCCCAGTAACAGCACCAAAATTTCTGAACAGGCTGAACTGGCCGGAATACCGCCTGAGTAACGCGGTTGCGAATCTGGCAGAAAATGGCTTCTCGCGCAACCGTGAATCTTTACCTTACCCAACGCCGCTTTAGTCTTGCACCTGGTGCCTTTCGCCAGCATATCTGCGCATCATTTCACGGCCTTAAGCTGCCGCTTGCCGGGCTACTCATACCAGCTGTAATGGCGCTGTTTCTTGCTGTACAGGCTTATTGCTGAAATAAAATAGTTTAACGAAACCAGCAGCACGACCATCCAGTAACTGAAAGCCAATTTCCTTTAATATCAAAACGCTTCCTTCAGCCTATTTACGCCCTCATCATTGCCAATGGATAAATAAACAATGAAACTAACGCGGACCGCGTTAATTATTTATTTTACAGACACAAAGTTGGTCAAATACTTATTTAACGACATTGATTAAAGTCAATTTTAATACGCCACTCACACCTATAATTAACCTGCAAAACAACAAAAGGAAAATAACATGTACGAAGATATTTTTTTGAGTGCCAAACGTATTGCTGAAAATAAAATTGCAGTAAAAGTTGATATGGATAAAGCTCGCGCACAGGATCCGTTTGCTCATATTGCGCTGTGGTCAGACTCCGGGGATAATTTCCGTAAAAACATCAACGTATTCGCAGGTGAATTCCAGCAAAACCTACTGGCGTATGTTGATAACTTCCCAAGCGTAGTATGGACCATTGAGAACTGGGGCGAGACCGCTTATCCGGGTCACCTGATTATTGAGCTGCCAGCTGCGCAAACCTCCATTCTACAGGTTCATATTGTCAACCGCATGCAGCAGTACAATGAGCCAGCAGAAATTTATACACTGGACGTTACTGACTAATTTTTATTATTTATCCAGGGCCGCTTAGTGCGGCCTTTTTATCTACACAAACCACACGCCATTATTCAATACAAGCGTCGCAACTGCACAACAGTAAAATCACTGATAACAATATAAACCTACCTGAGCATCATTATTAAATCCGCAGCAAAACCACCTGCATTAACTTTAACGCCAGACGTTACTGACAATGTGCCTTTCATTAAAAAATAAATTAACGGAACGCCAGAAAATAAAATTTTCGAGTGCAAAGCATGATGGCCTTATATCTTGCATTACCCGTTGATACCGTCTGCATGGCAGTGAACCCTGCTGCCACGCACCAGGTTGCGACCCGCATGGATATAACAGCGCACAGTGAACACCGCCCGGCGCTGTAGCGAAAACGTTAGCGGGCCTGTGCCTCAGAAACAAAAAACCCCGCCAAAGGCGGGGTTTCGTAAATGAGTGAAGTTGACCGATAAGCCGGGTTCTGTCGTGGACAGTCATTCATCTGGGCCAGCAATCGCTCACTGGCTCAAGCAGCCTACCCGGGTTCAGTACGGGCCGTACCATGTGAACCCCTATTTGGCCTTGCTCCGGGTGGAGTTTAC
Coding sequences:
- a CDS encoding LysR family transcriptional regulator gives rise to the protein MAKERALTLEALRVMDAIDRRGSFAAAADELGRVPSALSYTMQKLEEELDVVLFDRSGHRTKFTNVGRMLLERGRVLLEAADKLTTDAEALARGWETHLTIVTEALVPPTEFYPLIERLATKADTQLSILTEVLAGAWERLEQGKADIVIAPDLHFRSSTEINSRKLYKMMSVYVAAPDHPIHQEPEPLSEVTRVKYRGVAVADTARERPVLTVQLLDKQPRMTVSSMEDKRQALLAGLGVATMPYPMVERDIAEGRLRVVSPESTSEIDIIMAWRRDSMGEAKSWCLREIPKLFNGR
- a CDS encoding DUF805 domain-containing protein, encoding MNWYLEVLHNYIGFNGRARRTEYWMFIVVNMVFTFVLGVIDRLIGWRLVGESGALTSIYGVLIFLPWWAVQFRRLHDTDRSAWWLLLLIIPVVGWIIIILFNCQRGTEGENRYGPDPLEAPPPRRRISAR
- a CDS encoding pirin family protein is translated as MITPRTAEQCGKADYGWLQARYTFSFGHYFDPKLLGYASLRVLNQEVLAPGAAFQPRTYPKVDILNLILDGEAEYRDSEGNHIQTKAGEVLLLATQPGVSYSEHNLSKTQPLTRMQLWLDACPERENAPVQKFALCDNQRQLIASSDGAQGSLVLRQQVWVHHVMLNEGERLDFRLHGPRAYLQSIHGRVHAETGAEEKAALTCGDGAFIRDESTLTLVADSPLRALLIDLPV